The Chelonia mydas isolate rCheMyd1 chromosome 3, rCheMyd1.pri.v2, whole genome shotgun sequence genome includes a region encoding these proteins:
- the BCL2L11 gene encoding bcl-2-like protein 11 isoform X5, translated as MNETRCEGLARGGSSAWLLRRVASLHSARTKSPAPRLRRDSPLAAGISQAPGAGPRAGKKDQMAKQPSDLNSECNREGGQFQSTERPSQPQHLRPGAPTSIQTQYQGNHSGEGDFAQQPSGSSSPSSPQGPFAPPSSPSPFATRSPLFIFVRRSSLLSRSSSGYFSFDTDRSPAPMSCDKSTQTPSPPCQAFNHYLSAMASRWESPSIREDMQPEIWIAQELRRIGDEFNASYCPRRAENSGDRCTSTHGPYRLSER; from the exons ATGAACGAGACGCGTTGCGAGGGTTTGGCCAGGGGCGGGAGCTCGGCTTGGTTGCTGCGTCGGGTCGCTTCTCTCCACAGTGCCCGGACGAAGAGCCCGGCGCCCCGGCTGCGGCGAGACTCTCCCCTCGCCGCGGGGATTTCACAGGCACCTGGCGCTGGTCCGCGAGCAG GAAAAAAAGACCAAATGGCAAAGCAACCTTCTGATCTAAATTCAGAGTGCAACAGAGAAGGTGGACAGTTTCAGTCAACTGAAAGGCCAAGTCAGCCTCAGCATCTTAGACCTGGGGCCCCTACCTCTATACAAACACAGTACCAAGGTAATCATTCAGGTGAGGGGGACTTCGCCCAGCAGCCCTCAGGGAGCTCTTCGCCCAGCAGCCCTCAGGGACCATTTGCACCACCCAGTAGCCCCAGTCCATTTGCTACCAGATCCCCACTTTTCATCTTTGTAAGAAGATCCTCACTGCTGTCTAGATCCTCCAGTGGGTATTTCTCTTTCGACACAGACAGGAGTCCTGCGCCTATGAGTTGCGACAAGTCCACGCAGACTCCAAGTCCCCCTTGTCAAGCCTTTAATCATTATCTAAGTGCAATGG CTTCCAGGTGGGAGTCTCCCTCAATACGTGAAGACATGCAGCCAGAAATATGGATTGCACAGGAACTGCGGCGTATTGGAGATGAGTTTAATGCTTCCTATTGCCCAAGAAgg GCTGAGAACAGCGGAGACAGGTGCACCAGTACCCATGGTCCCTATCGATTAAGTGAGAGATGA
- the BCL2L11 gene encoding bcl-2-like protein 11 isoform X2: MNETRCEGLARGGSSAWLLRRVASLHSARTKSPAPRLRRDSPLAAGISQAPGAGPRAGKKDQMAKQPSDLNSECNREGGQFQSTERPSQPQHLRPGAPTSIQTQYQGNHSGEGDFAQQPSGSSSPSSPQGPFAPPSSPSPFATRSPLFIFVRRSSLLSRSSSGYFSFDTDRSPAPMSCDKSTQTPSPPCQAFNHYLSAMGSTELPRLYIACITHASFVLIFVVCKHSYKTKNKQTKGKSRNTDVSKTEDVFLKYSCIWLRDSRGLS; this comes from the exons ATGAACGAGACGCGTTGCGAGGGTTTGGCCAGGGGCGGGAGCTCGGCTTGGTTGCTGCGTCGGGTCGCTTCTCTCCACAGTGCCCGGACGAAGAGCCCGGCGCCCCGGCTGCGGCGAGACTCTCCCCTCGCCGCGGGGATTTCACAGGCACCTGGCGCTGGTCCGCGAGCAG GAAAAAAAGACCAAATGGCAAAGCAACCTTCTGATCTAAATTCAGAGTGCAACAGAGAAGGTGGACAGTTTCAGTCAACTGAAAGGCCAAGTCAGCCTCAGCATCTTAGACCTGGGGCCCCTACCTCTATACAAACACAGTACCAAGGTAATCATTCAGGTGAGGGGGACTTCGCCCAGCAGCCCTCAGGGAGCTCTTCGCCCAGCAGCCCTCAGGGACCATTTGCACCACCCAGTAGCCCCAGTCCATTTGCTACCAGATCCCCACTTTTCATCTTTGTAAGAAGATCCTCACTGCTGTCTAGATCCTCCAGTGGGTATTTCTCTTTCGACACAGACAGGAGTCCTGCGCCTATGAGTTGCGACAAGTCCACGCAGACTCCAAGTCCCCCTTGTCAAGCCTTTAATCATTATCTAAGTGCAATGG GTTCAACAGAACTTCCTCGTCTGTACATTGCATGTATAACACACGCTAGTTTCGTATTGATATTCGTTGTTTGCAAACACAGCTACaagaccaaaaacaaacaaacaaaaggtaagAGCAGGAACACTGATGTCTCCAAGACTGAAGATGTGTTTTTAAAGTATTCATGTATCTGGCTGAGAGATTCCAGAGGGTTAAGTTAG
- the BCL2L11 gene encoding bcl-2-like protein 11 isoform X9, producing the protein MNETRCEGLARGGSSAWLLRRVASLHSARTKSPAPRLRRDSPLAAGISQAPGAGPRAGKKDQMAKQPSDLNSECNREGGQFQSTERPSQPQHLRPGAPTSIQTQYQGNHSDRSPAPMSCDKSTQTPSPPCQAFNHYLSAMGSTELPRLYIACITHASFVLIFVVCKHSYKTKNKQTKGKSRNTDVSKTEDVFLKYSCIWLRDSRGLS; encoded by the exons ATGAACGAGACGCGTTGCGAGGGTTTGGCCAGGGGCGGGAGCTCGGCTTGGTTGCTGCGTCGGGTCGCTTCTCTCCACAGTGCCCGGACGAAGAGCCCGGCGCCCCGGCTGCGGCGAGACTCTCCCCTCGCCGCGGGGATTTCACAGGCACCTGGCGCTGGTCCGCGAGCAG GAAAAAAAGACCAAATGGCAAAGCAACCTTCTGATCTAAATTCAGAGTGCAACAGAGAAGGTGGACAGTTTCAGTCAACTGAAAGGCCAAGTCAGCCTCAGCATCTTAGACCTGGGGCCCCTACCTCTATACAAACACAGTACCAAGGTAATCATTCAG ACAGGAGTCCTGCGCCTATGAGTTGCGACAAGTCCACGCAGACTCCAAGTCCCCCTTGTCAAGCCTTTAATCATTATCTAAGTGCAATGG GTTCAACAGAACTTCCTCGTCTGTACATTGCATGTATAACACACGCTAGTTTCGTATTGATATTCGTTGTTTGCAAACACAGCTACaagaccaaaaacaaacaaacaaaaggtaagAGCAGGAACACTGATGTCTCCAAGACTGAAGATGTGTTTTTAAAGTATTCATGTATCTGGCTGAGAGATTCCAGAGGGTTAAGTTAG
- the BCL2L11 gene encoding bcl-2-like protein 11 isoform X6: MNETRCEGLARGGSSAWLLRRVASLHSARTKSPAPRLRRDSPLAAGISQAPGAGPRAGKKDQMAKQPSDLNSECNREGGQFQSTERPSQPQHLRPGAPTSIQTQYQGNHSGEGDFAQQPSGSSSPSSPQGPFAPPSSPSPFATRSPLFIFVRRSSLLSRSSSGYFSFDTDRSPAPMSCDKSTQTPSPPCQAFNHYLSAMGKQDHGCLYPDCNNQHRSAFQRGMHQTVC, from the exons ATGAACGAGACGCGTTGCGAGGGTTTGGCCAGGGGCGGGAGCTCGGCTTGGTTGCTGCGTCGGGTCGCTTCTCTCCACAGTGCCCGGACGAAGAGCCCGGCGCCCCGGCTGCGGCGAGACTCTCCCCTCGCCGCGGGGATTTCACAGGCACCTGGCGCTGGTCCGCGAGCAG GAAAAAAAGACCAAATGGCAAAGCAACCTTCTGATCTAAATTCAGAGTGCAACAGAGAAGGTGGACAGTTTCAGTCAACTGAAAGGCCAAGTCAGCCTCAGCATCTTAGACCTGGGGCCCCTACCTCTATACAAACACAGTACCAAGGTAATCATTCAGGTGAGGGGGACTTCGCCCAGCAGCCCTCAGGGAGCTCTTCGCCCAGCAGCCCTCAGGGACCATTTGCACCACCCAGTAGCCCCAGTCCATTTGCTACCAGATCCCCACTTTTCATCTTTGTAAGAAGATCCTCACTGCTGTCTAGATCCTCCAGTGGGTATTTCTCTTTCGACACAGACAGGAGTCCTGCGCCTATGAGTTGCGACAAGTCCACGCAGACTCCAAGTCCCCCTTGTCAAGCCTTTAATCATTATCTAAGTGCAATGGGTAAGCAAGATCATG GGTGTCTGT ACCCAGATTGTAACAATCAGCATAGATCTGCTTTCCAACGTGGCATGCACCAAACTGTCTGTTAA
- the BCL2L11 gene encoding bcl-2-like protein 11 isoform X11: MNETRCEGLARGGSSAWLLRRVASLHSARTKSPAPRLRRDSPLAAGISQAPGAGPRAGKKDQMAKQPSDLNSECNREGGQFQSTERPSQPQHLRPGAPTSIQTQYQGNHSGEGDFAQQPSGSSSPSSPQGPFAPPSSPSPFATRSPLFIFVRRSSLLSRSSSGYFSFDTDRSPAPMSCDKSTQTPSPPCQAFNHYLSAMGFLG, encoded by the exons ATGAACGAGACGCGTTGCGAGGGTTTGGCCAGGGGCGGGAGCTCGGCTTGGTTGCTGCGTCGGGTCGCTTCTCTCCACAGTGCCCGGACGAAGAGCCCGGCGCCCCGGCTGCGGCGAGACTCTCCCCTCGCCGCGGGGATTTCACAGGCACCTGGCGCTGGTCCGCGAGCAG GAAAAAAAGACCAAATGGCAAAGCAACCTTCTGATCTAAATTCAGAGTGCAACAGAGAAGGTGGACAGTTTCAGTCAACTGAAAGGCCAAGTCAGCCTCAGCATCTTAGACCTGGGGCCCCTACCTCTATACAAACACAGTACCAAGGTAATCATTCAGGTGAGGGGGACTTCGCCCAGCAGCCCTCAGGGAGCTCTTCGCCCAGCAGCCCTCAGGGACCATTTGCACCACCCAGTAGCCCCAGTCCATTTGCTACCAGATCCCCACTTTTCATCTTTGTAAGAAGATCCTCACTGCTGTCTAGATCCTCCAGTGGGTATTTCTCTTTCGACACAGACAGGAGTCCTGCGCCTATGAGTTGCGACAAGTCCACGCAGACTCCAAGTCCCCCTTGTCAAGCCTTTAATCATTATCTAAGTGCAATGG
- the BCL2L11 gene encoding bcl-2-like protein 11 isoform X16 has translation MNETRCEGLARGGSSAWLLRRVASLHSARTKSPAPRLRRDSPLAAGISQAPGAGPRAGKKDQMAKQPSDLNSECNREGGQFQSTERPSQPQHLRPGAPTSIQTQYQASRWESPSIREDMQPEIWIAQELRRIGDEFNASYCPRRAENSGDRCTSTHGPYRLSER, from the exons ATGAACGAGACGCGTTGCGAGGGTTTGGCCAGGGGCGGGAGCTCGGCTTGGTTGCTGCGTCGGGTCGCTTCTCTCCACAGTGCCCGGACGAAGAGCCCGGCGCCCCGGCTGCGGCGAGACTCTCCCCTCGCCGCGGGGATTTCACAGGCACCTGGCGCTGGTCCGCGAGCAG GAAAAAAAGACCAAATGGCAAAGCAACCTTCTGATCTAAATTCAGAGTGCAACAGAGAAGGTGGACAGTTTCAGTCAACTGAAAGGCCAAGTCAGCCTCAGCATCTTAGACCTGGGGCCCCTACCTCTATACAAACACAGTACCAAG CTTCCAGGTGGGAGTCTCCCTCAATACGTGAAGACATGCAGCCAGAAATATGGATTGCACAGGAACTGCGGCGTATTGGAGATGAGTTTAATGCTTCCTATTGCCCAAGAAgg GCTGAGAACAGCGGAGACAGGTGCACCAGTACCCATGGTCCCTATCGATTAAGTGAGAGATGA
- the BCL2L11 gene encoding bcl-2-like protein 11 isoform X4: MNETRCEGLARGGSSAWLLRRVASLHSARTKSPAPRLRRDSPLAAGISQAPGAGPRAGKKDQMAKQPSDLNSECNREGGQFQSTERPSQPQHLRPGAPTSIQTQYQGNHSGEGDFAQQPSGSSSPSSPQGPFAPPSSPSPFATRSPLFIFVRRSSLLSRSSSGYFSFDTDRSPAPMSCDKSTQTPSPPCQAFNHYLSAMGKQDHASRWESPSIREDMQPEIWIAQELRRIGDEFNASYCPRRAENSGDRCTSTHGPYRLSER; encoded by the exons ATGAACGAGACGCGTTGCGAGGGTTTGGCCAGGGGCGGGAGCTCGGCTTGGTTGCTGCGTCGGGTCGCTTCTCTCCACAGTGCCCGGACGAAGAGCCCGGCGCCCCGGCTGCGGCGAGACTCTCCCCTCGCCGCGGGGATTTCACAGGCACCTGGCGCTGGTCCGCGAGCAG GAAAAAAAGACCAAATGGCAAAGCAACCTTCTGATCTAAATTCAGAGTGCAACAGAGAAGGTGGACAGTTTCAGTCAACTGAAAGGCCAAGTCAGCCTCAGCATCTTAGACCTGGGGCCCCTACCTCTATACAAACACAGTACCAAGGTAATCATTCAGGTGAGGGGGACTTCGCCCAGCAGCCCTCAGGGAGCTCTTCGCCCAGCAGCCCTCAGGGACCATTTGCACCACCCAGTAGCCCCAGTCCATTTGCTACCAGATCCCCACTTTTCATCTTTGTAAGAAGATCCTCACTGCTGTCTAGATCCTCCAGTGGGTATTTCTCTTTCGACACAGACAGGAGTCCTGCGCCTATGAGTTGCGACAAGTCCACGCAGACTCCAAGTCCCCCTTGTCAAGCCTTTAATCATTATCTAAGTGCAATGGGTAAGCAAGATCATG CTTCCAGGTGGGAGTCTCCCTCAATACGTGAAGACATGCAGCCAGAAATATGGATTGCACAGGAACTGCGGCGTATTGGAGATGAGTTTAATGCTTCCTATTGCCCAAGAAgg GCTGAGAACAGCGGAGACAGGTGCACCAGTACCCATGGTCCCTATCGATTAAGTGAGAGATGA
- the BCL2L11 gene encoding bcl-2-like protein 11 isoform X15, whose amino-acid sequence MNETRCEGLARGGSSAWLLRRVASLHSARTKSPAPRLRRDSPLAAGISQAPGAGPRAGKKDQMAKQPSDLNSECNREGGQFQSTERPSQPQHLRPGAPTSIQTQYQGNHSASRWESPSIREDMQPEIWIAQELRRIGDEFNASYCPRRAENSGDRCTSTHGPYRLSER is encoded by the exons ATGAACGAGACGCGTTGCGAGGGTTTGGCCAGGGGCGGGAGCTCGGCTTGGTTGCTGCGTCGGGTCGCTTCTCTCCACAGTGCCCGGACGAAGAGCCCGGCGCCCCGGCTGCGGCGAGACTCTCCCCTCGCCGCGGGGATTTCACAGGCACCTGGCGCTGGTCCGCGAGCAG GAAAAAAAGACCAAATGGCAAAGCAACCTTCTGATCTAAATTCAGAGTGCAACAGAGAAGGTGGACAGTTTCAGTCAACTGAAAGGCCAAGTCAGCCTCAGCATCTTAGACCTGGGGCCCCTACCTCTATACAAACACAGTACCAAGGTAATCATTCAG CTTCCAGGTGGGAGTCTCCCTCAATACGTGAAGACATGCAGCCAGAAATATGGATTGCACAGGAACTGCGGCGTATTGGAGATGAGTTTAATGCTTCCTATTGCCCAAGAAgg GCTGAGAACAGCGGAGACAGGTGCACCAGTACCCATGGTCCCTATCGATTAAGTGAGAGATGA